In a single window of the Papaver somniferum cultivar HN1 chromosome 8, ASM357369v1, whole genome shotgun sequence genome:
- the LOC113305639 gene encoding uncharacterized protein LOC113305639 — MTPLQDWNELHLSDYQWVDQLIDSNTTQWNIPLLRQLFTPNQVNSILTIPLQLDQPDKLIWPFTTSGIFTTSSAYKLLCEQHLTTDSSLGLSPQFWLRLWKFKIPYKLQMFMWKCLHNVVPVKARIFHHADPDIRYCVLCNTQQLEDVNHLFIHCPLLKLFGDISFLSILLQFCSSQLFFPGSYIAYHHISTTYDTSMSTIILRNLNMTWKPPPPGFLKINVDASFNSNTLLAGIGIIIRDSAGLYVGGKRYLKRAQNIHQAEAWHHSPLPPWQTVPLLRQCVNICNINLAWSCVFVYGNCNKVADALAKATRKSNLCGYGGLIRLTC; from the exons ATGACACCTTTACAAGACTGGAATGAACTTCATCTTAGTGACTATCAATGGGTGGATCAACTGATTGACTCCAATACAACACAATGGAATATACCCCTTCTTCGACAACTTTTTACCCCAAATCAGGTGAATTCTATCCTTACTATCCCTCTTCAGTTAGATCAACCTGATAAACTCATTTGGCCTTTCACGACCTCTGGAATATTCACCACTTCATCTGCCTATAAACTACTTTGTGAACAACATCTTACCACCGACTCATCCCTTGGTTTATCCCCTCAATTTTGGTTAAGATTATGGAAGTTTAAAATTCCTTATAAGCTTCAAATGTTTATGTGGAAATGTCTTCACAATGTTGTCCCTGTTAAAGCAAGAATTTTTCATCATGCTGACCCTGACATAAGATACTGCGTTCTCTGCAATACTCAACAACTTGAAGATGTAAATCATCTTTTTATTCACTGCCCTTTGCTTAAACTGTTTGGAGATATTTCTTTCCTCAGCATTCTGCTTCAATTCTGCAGCAGTCAGCTGTTCTTTCCTGG GTCTTACATTGCATATCATCACATTAGCACCACATATGACACTTCTATGAGTACTATTATCTTGAGAAACCTAAATATGACTTGGAAACCTCCTCCACCaggttttttgaaaataaatgttGATGCTTCCTTTAATAGTAACACTCTTTTGGCTGGTATTGGGATTATAATAAGAGATTCTGCAGGACTCTACGTGGGTGGAAAAAGATATTTGAAAAGAGCTCAGAATATACATCAGGCTGAAGCCTGG CATCATTCTCCTCTTCCTCCTTGGCAAACAGTTCCTCTACTTCGACAATGTGTAAACATATGTAATATTAACTTAGCTTGGTCGTGTGTTTTTGTTTATGGAAACTGTAATAAAGTAGCTGATGCTTTAGCAAAAGCTACTCGCAAATCCAACTTATGTGGGTATGGTGGTCTTATCCGCCTTACATGTTAA